One genomic window of Streptomyces sp. WP-1 includes the following:
- a CDS encoding TetR/AcrR family transcriptional regulator, with translation MRVDARRNRDHLLAVAGPVVAEQGIDVSMRDLARRADVGLATLLRHFPTREALLEGLLHASFADLTTRASELETTHTAEDALVSWVRDCVAWTTEYRGVTVLMAAAIEDPESALHASCVTLRAAGARLLTRAQATGAARNDIDGDDLFALIAMLAWVGDQPTLAPRASHLFDLVTSAVLTRADGDRGTGAPGGQ, from the coding sequence ATGCGAGTCGACGCGCGGAGAAACCGTGACCATCTGCTCGCCGTGGCGGGTCCCGTCGTGGCCGAGCAGGGCATCGACGTGTCGATGCGCGACCTCGCGCGCAGAGCCGACGTCGGCCTCGCGACGCTGCTGCGGCACTTCCCGACGCGCGAGGCGCTCCTGGAGGGCCTGCTCCACGCGAGCTTCGCCGACCTGACGACCAGAGCGAGCGAGCTTGAGACAACGCACACGGCCGAGGACGCTCTCGTCTCATGGGTGCGCGACTGCGTCGCCTGGACAACCGAGTACCGAGGGGTGACCGTTCTGATGGCGGCAGCCATCGAGGACCCCGAATCCGCCCTGCACGCCTCGTGCGTCACCTTGCGCGCGGCCGGTGCCCGGCTCCTCACCCGGGCTCAGGCCACAGGCGCGGCCCGGAACGACATCGACGGCGATGACCTCTTCGCCCTGATAGCCATGCTCGCGTGGGTCGGCGATCAACCCACTCTCGCACCCCGCGCCAGCCACCTCTTCGACCTGGTCACCAGCGCCGTACTGACGCGCGCGGACGGCGACCGGGGAACGGGCGCCCCCGGCGGACAGTGA
- a CDS encoding NADP-dependent oxidoreductase, whose protein sequence is MPTRMMKAIRLHEFGGPEVLRHEEVAVPEPAAGEVLVRVRAVGLNPPDWYVREGMPGIPPEFRPPFDLPLIPGTDISGVVEAVAADVSGFTAGDEVMGLLRFPALMQSGAYAEYVTAPASDLAPKPAAVDHTHAAALPMSGLTAWQYLIDVGHDHRSPFQEARHRPVALGSDTTVLINGAGGGVGHLALQLAKWKGARVIAVASGTHATFLHGLGADEYIDYTKQRPEDVVRDVDLVLDAVGGAGSRRFLPTLKRGGALYPVYFGEFDDEENARLGITVSGTQVRANGAQLAELGRLMDAGRIRVAIDSTFALADARAAHKRAAQGHIQGKIVLTVP, encoded by the coding sequence ATGCCGACCCGCATGATGAAAGCGATCCGGCTGCACGAGTTCGGCGGCCCCGAGGTGCTGCGCCACGAGGAGGTGGCGGTTCCCGAACCGGCCGCGGGCGAGGTACTCGTCCGCGTGCGGGCGGTCGGTCTCAATCCGCCCGACTGGTACGTCCGCGAGGGCATGCCCGGCATCCCTCCTGAGTTCAGGCCCCCGTTCGACCTGCCCCTGATCCCGGGGACCGACATCTCGGGTGTCGTGGAAGCCGTCGCCGCCGATGTTTCCGGCTTCACGGCCGGGGACGAGGTGATGGGGCTGCTGCGCTTTCCCGCCCTGATGCAGAGCGGCGCGTACGCCGAGTACGTCACCGCACCCGCCTCCGACCTCGCGCCCAAGCCGGCCGCCGTGGACCACACACACGCTGCCGCACTGCCCATGTCGGGGCTGACGGCGTGGCAGTACCTGATCGACGTCGGGCACGATCACCGGTCCCCGTTCCAGGAGGCGAGGCACCGCCCCGTGGCGCTGGGCAGCGACACCACGGTGCTCATCAACGGAGCCGGCGGCGGCGTCGGCCACCTCGCCCTGCAACTGGCCAAGTGGAAGGGGGCCCGCGTCATCGCCGTGGCCTCCGGCACCCACGCGACCTTCCTTCACGGCCTCGGCGCCGACGAGTACATCGACTACACCAAGCAGCGCCCCGAGGACGTCGTCCGCGACGTGGACCTCGTTCTGGACGCCGTCGGGGGCGCCGGCAGCCGACGCTTCCTGCCCACTCTCAAGCGCGGCGGCGCACTGTACCCGGTGTACTTCGGAGAGTTCGACGACGAGGAGAACGCGAGGCTGGGCATCACCGTATCCGGCACGCAGGTACGGGCGAACGGCGCTCAGCTCGCGGAACTGGGACGCCTGATGGACGCGGGCAGGATCCGCGTCGCCATCGACAGCACGTTCGCGCTCGCGGACGCCCGGGCAGCACACAAGCGCGCCGCCCAGGGACACATCCAGGGCAAGATCGTGCTCACGGTCCCTTAA
- a CDS encoding DUF6317 family protein, whose product MTADFKVVYDDLTGLAKAFHDQAGDYRKLAPDVSPAVVSGGDPALDAAIKEVADLIIGLHTVLADRMDDHGDKAAYARDSFHRHDVDIHGLFEDLTDGLDG is encoded by the coding sequence GTGACGGCCGACTTCAAGGTCGTCTACGACGACCTCACCGGCCTGGCCAAGGCCTTCCACGACCAGGCGGGCGACTACCGCAAGCTCGCCCCGGACGTCTCCCCGGCCGTCGTCAGCGGCGGTGATCCGGCGCTGGACGCCGCCATCAAGGAGGTCGCGGACCTCATCATCGGCCTGCACACCGTGCTCGCCGACCGCATGGACGACCACGGCGACAAGGCCGCGTACGCGCGCGACTCCTTCCACCGGCACGACGTGGACATCCATGGTCTCTTCGAGGACCTGACGGACGGGCTGGACGGATGA
- a CDS encoding biotin/lipoate A/B protein ligase family protein encodes MHGEYKVPGGKLVVVDVETDGGVLRDVRVAGDFFLEPDEALDAVNGALEGAPAGTDAAGLAARIEAALPAGTVMYGLTAEGIAIAVRRALAHATDWTDYDWQLIHEGPQAPALHMALDEVLTAEVAAGRRPPTLRVWEWGAPAVIIGSFQSLRNEVDPDGAARHGIEVVRRISGGGAMFVEPGNTITYSLSVPESLVHGLSFQDSYAYLDDWVLAALGDMGIRAWYQPLNDIATDQGKIAGAAQKRVVGPGGGPGAVLHHVTMSYDIDADKMTEVLRIGREKLSDKGTRSAKKRVDPLRRQTGLAREAVIDRMIDSFRGRYGLAPGKVTDEELARARELARTKFTTGEWTARVP; translated from the coding sequence GTGCACGGAGAGTACAAGGTGCCCGGCGGCAAGCTGGTCGTCGTGGATGTGGAGACGGACGGCGGCGTGCTGCGCGACGTCCGGGTGGCGGGCGATTTCTTCCTGGAGCCGGACGAGGCGCTGGACGCGGTGAACGGCGCGCTGGAGGGCGCCCCCGCGGGCACCGACGCGGCCGGGCTCGCCGCGCGGATCGAGGCGGCGCTGCCCGCGGGCACGGTGATGTACGGGCTGACGGCGGAGGGCATCGCGATCGCGGTGCGCCGGGCGCTGGCGCACGCCACCGACTGGACGGACTACGACTGGCAGTTGATCCACGAGGGCCCCCAGGCCCCGGCGCTGCACATGGCCCTGGACGAGGTGCTGACCGCCGAGGTGGCCGCGGGCCGGCGCCCGCCGACGCTGCGGGTGTGGGAGTGGGGCGCCCCCGCGGTGATCATCGGCAGCTTCCAGTCGCTGCGCAACGAGGTGGATCCGGACGGCGCCGCACGCCACGGCATCGAGGTGGTGCGGCGGATCTCCGGCGGCGGCGCGATGTTCGTGGAGCCCGGCAACACCATCACGTACTCCCTGTCGGTGCCCGAGTCCCTGGTGCACGGCCTGTCCTTCCAGGACAGCTACGCCTATCTGGACGACTGGGTGCTCGCCGCGCTCGGCGACATGGGCATCCGCGCCTGGTACCAGCCGCTGAACGACATCGCCACCGACCAGGGCAAGATCGCGGGCGCCGCGCAGAAGCGGGTCGTGGGCCCCGGCGGCGGTCCCGGCGCGGTGCTGCACCATGTGACCATGTCGTACGACATCGATGCCGACAAGATGACCGAAGTGCTGCGCATCGGCCGGGAGAAGCTGTCGGACAAGGGGACGCGGAGCGCGAAGAAGCGGGTGGATCCGCTGCGCCGGCAGACCGGTCTTGCCCGTGAGGCCGTCATCGACCGCATGATCGACTCCTTCCGCGGGCGCTACGGCCTCGCGCCGGGCAAGGTCACCGACGAGGAGCTGGCGCGGGCCCGGGAACTGGCGCGGACGAAGTTCACGACCGGGGAGTGGACCGCGCGGGTGCCGTGA
- a CDS encoding helix-turn-helix transcriptional regulator yields the protein MKRKVGYTWRLREVMAQHQIFTATELVPLLRERGIDLSASQVHRLVSGTPERLSLQVMAALCDILTCTPADLVATTAENAGVRKTATGDLPALSANVAKLRPRAARILPDA from the coding sequence ATGAAGCGCAAGGTCGGCTACACCTGGCGGCTGCGCGAGGTGATGGCCCAACATCAGATCTTCACGGCCACCGAGCTGGTCCCGCTGCTGCGTGAACGCGGGATCGACCTGTCCGCCTCGCAGGTCCACCGTCTGGTCTCCGGGACCCCGGAACGGCTGTCGTTGCAGGTCATGGCCGCACTCTGCGACATCCTCACCTGCACCCCGGCCGACCTGGTGGCCACCACCGCCGAGAACGCCGGGGTCCGCAAGACCGCCACCGGCGACCTTCCGGCCCTGTCCGCGAACGTCGCCAAGCTGCGGCCCCGCGCGGCCCGCATCCTGCCCGACGCATGA
- a CDS encoding SAV_915 family protein produces MTAPIRSRLLDFVEPEPGPPGGEPAQDGPRPRRSALLDLAESAPPPPPAADGRPGPRPGVPPYHTPVCVPAHPRSVAGTGSGGRPARVPFIMVELFEHPTQGTVAFAFTSPAKLAAALGEAQPWVAGSLGPLAEEMDGRGVLVLLDPRVTPGEPNWRPEDLAALAREVRR; encoded by the coding sequence GTGACGGCGCCGATACGTTCACGCCTGCTCGATTTCGTGGAGCCGGAACCCGGACCGCCGGGGGGAGAGCCCGCGCAGGACGGGCCGCGACCGCGTCGTTCGGCCCTGCTGGACCTCGCCGAGTCCGCCCCTCCCCCGCCGCCCGCCGCCGACGGCCGCCCCGGTCCCCGGCCGGGTGTGCCGCCTTACCACACGCCGGTGTGCGTGCCCGCGCATCCGCGCTCGGTCGCCGGGACCGGCAGCGGGGGCCGCCCGGCCCGGGTGCCGTTCATCATGGTGGAACTCTTCGAACACCCCACGCAGGGCACGGTCGCGTTCGCCTTCACCTCCCCGGCGAAGCTGGCGGCGGCGCTCGGCGAGGCGCAGCCGTGGGTGGCCGGTTCGCTCGGTCCGCTGGCCGAGGAGATGGACGGGCGGGGCGTGCTGGTCCTGCTCGATCCGCGCGTCACGCCCGGGGAACCCAACTGGCGGCCCGAGGACCTGGCCGCCCTCGCACGGGAGGTGCGCCGGTGA
- a CDS encoding WXG100 family type VII secretion target — protein MSDSWVGGDIGGLHTMATTYKNAKDKLDGVVKPLSTAVEKLAGDASWKGEAAETFRGKWSEDEITAGGFAELVHQAGTILGTLADALNTCETSLQNAEHTASGKGVVCDAKGAPQPIMTANPPSADDQKTISAMNDYAKVRDRILHTAQHARLEAARQLSDLYDQVTSKDSSVATGDKVTIADYLRGLYAYDAEDARAGGEAARSKLDDAKQAAQDAKKELRAERKAYQKAGKALPKDLPAKGAYKDALTKVDDLEDAIARAENGSTKLPYDRALNVKLADAADLLRAGKSLEAVPDFLKEIPVLDVAAAGACGLLEASDDHDKGWSWQKSIAVDGGANIAGLAAGTAITAGLVAAAPVDVPVAVVAGVGGAVVIGATGIIDHSFHEHWSEDIHDHGVVGGVLTGSGHVLSKTGDDFVRLKDDVWHGIKSIF, from the coding sequence ATGAGCGACAGCTGGGTGGGCGGCGACATCGGCGGGCTGCACACGATGGCCACCACGTACAAGAACGCCAAGGACAAGCTCGACGGCGTGGTCAAGCCGCTGAGCACCGCGGTGGAGAAGCTGGCGGGCGACGCGAGCTGGAAGGGCGAGGCGGCCGAGACGTTCCGCGGCAAGTGGAGCGAGGACGAGATCACGGCCGGCGGGTTCGCCGAGCTGGTGCACCAGGCGGGCACCATCCTGGGCACCCTCGCCGACGCGCTGAACACCTGTGAGACCTCCCTCCAGAACGCCGAGCACACGGCGTCCGGCAAGGGTGTGGTCTGCGACGCCAAGGGCGCGCCGCAGCCGATCATGACGGCGAACCCGCCGAGCGCGGACGACCAGAAGACCATCTCCGCGATGAACGACTACGCGAAGGTGCGCGACCGGATCCTGCACACCGCCCAGCACGCGCGCCTCGAAGCGGCGCGGCAGCTGTCGGATCTGTACGACCAGGTGACGTCGAAGGACAGTTCGGTGGCCACCGGCGACAAGGTCACCATCGCGGACTATCTGCGCGGCCTGTACGCGTACGACGCCGAGGACGCCCGCGCCGGCGGTGAGGCGGCCCGCTCCAAGCTGGACGACGCCAAGCAGGCGGCGCAGGACGCCAAGAAGGAGCTGCGCGCCGAGCGCAAGGCGTACCAGAAGGCGGGCAAGGCGCTGCCCAAGGACCTGCCCGCCAAGGGCGCGTACAAGGACGCGCTCACCAAGGTGGACGACCTGGAGGACGCGATCGCGCGCGCCGAGAACGGCAGCACCAAGCTGCCGTACGACCGTGCGCTGAACGTGAAGCTGGCCGACGCGGCGGATCTGCTGCGCGCGGGCAAGAGCCTGGAGGCGGTGCCGGACTTCCTGAAGGAGATCCCGGTGCTGGACGTGGCCGCAGCCGGCGCGTGCGGTCTGCTGGAGGCGTCCGACGACCATGACAAGGGGTGGTCGTGGCAGAAGTCGATCGCGGTGGACGGGGGCGCCAACATCGCGGGCCTCGCGGCCGGTACGGCCATCACCGCGGGCCTGGTCGCGGCGGCGCCCGTCGATGTGCCCGTCGCGGTGGTGGCGGGGGTCGGCGGTGCCGTGGTGATCGGCGCGACCGGCATCATCGACCACTCCTTCCATGAGCACTGGAGCGAGGACATCCACGACCACGGTGTGGTCGGCGGTGTGCTGACAGGGTCGGGGCACGTGCTGTCCAAGACCGGCGACGACTTCGTTCGACTGAAAGACGATGTGTGGCATGGCATCAAGAGCATCTTCTGA
- a CDS encoding site-specific integrase has translation MRVAESGESVGFNGSIPGAARLHLVDGVALLRPEEQVFTAMLTGFANQQLARNLARTTVEGRENAVKAFTAYVNTYPWNWTPAMVDEWLGDLRSLRDLKRSTIRSYSEAVRSFCHFVTDPLYEWTATCEERFGTHPVQVVHEWNTAVHVQDNESDPKKRAFTKAELHAFFAHCDDEVARIRSLGRKGWLPAFRDATVFKTAYAYGTRRNETRMLDAADFGRNPHGAEFGEFGRCQVRFGKAKKGSPPKRRGVLTVFDWTPDVLDEWFTEVRPHFGTDGNPAAWPSERGLRIGCQRINSRFKAYREALGLDDGLDFHSLRRSYVTHLIEDGWDPRFVQEQVGHEHASTTSIYTCVSSDFRTRTLRRHLDDTIAAALQTRSGRNA, from the coding sequence ATGCGAGTCGCGGAGAGTGGTGAATCGGTGGGGTTCAACGGGTCGATACCGGGTGCGGCAAGGCTGCATCTGGTGGACGGGGTCGCGCTGCTGCGGCCGGAGGAACAGGTCTTCACGGCGATGCTGACGGGGTTCGCCAATCAGCAGCTGGCGCGGAATCTGGCCCGCACGACCGTGGAGGGCCGGGAGAACGCGGTGAAGGCGTTCACCGCGTACGTGAACACCTACCCGTGGAACTGGACGCCGGCGATGGTCGACGAGTGGCTCGGGGATCTGCGCTCGCTGCGCGATCTGAAGCGTTCGACGATCCGTTCGTACTCGGAGGCCGTCCGGTCCTTCTGCCACTTCGTGACCGACCCCCTCTATGAGTGGACCGCGACCTGCGAGGAGCGCTTCGGCACCCACCCGGTTCAGGTGGTGCACGAGTGGAACACCGCGGTGCACGTCCAGGACAATGAGTCCGACCCGAAGAAGCGGGCGTTCACCAAGGCTGAGCTGCACGCCTTCTTCGCCCACTGCGACGACGAGGTCGCCCGCATCCGCTCGCTGGGCCGCAAGGGCTGGCTGCCCGCGTTCCGCGACGCCACCGTGTTCAAGACCGCCTACGCCTACGGGACACGGCGCAACGAAACGCGGATGCTCGATGCCGCCGACTTCGGCCGGAACCCCCACGGGGCCGAGTTCGGCGAGTTCGGCCGCTGCCAGGTGAGGTTCGGCAAGGCGAAGAAGGGCTCGCCGCCCAAGCGCCGCGGAGTGCTGACCGTGTTCGACTGGACCCCGGACGTCCTGGACGAGTGGTTCACCGAGGTCCGCCCTCACTTCGGGACCGACGGCAACCCGGCAGCGTGGCCGTCCGAACGGGGCCTGCGGATCGGCTGCCAGCGGATCAACTCCCGTTTCAAGGCATACCGCGAGGCCCTGGGCCTGGACGACGGACTGGACTTCCACTCGCTGCGGAGGTCCTACGTCACCCACCTGATCGAGGACGGGTGGGACCCCCGCTTCGTCCAGGAACAGGTCGGTCACGAGCACGCCAGCACCACCTCCATCTACACCTGTGTCTCGTCGGACTTCCGCACCCGGACCCTGCGCCGGCACCTGGACGACACCATCGCTGCGGCCCTTCAGACCCGAAGCGGGAGGAACGCATGA